The nucleotide sequence CACCTCCAATCTTGTCCTCAGAAACATACCCCTCTgcatttgaagttttgaacattccATTCACACACACTCAATGCAATCAATCTCAGAGATAACGAAGCCCACATTCTACTCATGAACTGCATAAATGGATATTGTGTATTATAAGTAACAATTGCAAGCCGGGGTGATCAATACTTCTTTATACCTTGATCTTCTTCGTTCTGGATCTCATCTCCAGAAGCCTGCGGTGTATTTAGTTTGGTGGCTGGTTCTCTGCTCCTTCCCTGCAGCCCATCTTCACGCTGAAAATGGCTATCCTCAGAAATCTCCTCCGCAACTGAAATTTGCATTCGCACCACCACTCAGGAGTCAAAATCCAATCAATCCCATAGTCATAGTGATAAGAACTAGTGATGATGTATTGTGAAACATGCGAGTACTAAGAGCTAGTGATGATGTTTTTATACCATGAGCATTTTTGTTCAGGATTGCAGATCCAACAGTCTCCAGTTTGCCGGCTGTCAcggttgctttcctcttctttcCTTGGAACTCACCTCCAACATAGTTATCCTCAGAAACGTACTCTGCATTTGAACATTCCGCTTATGCACCACAGAAAATTCAATCAATCAAGCATGGATATTGTGTTCTATAGGTACCAATTGCAACAAGGGGCGATAAATTTATACCTTGACCTTCTACGCTCTGGATCTCAGCTGCAGTAGCCCGCGGTGTGTTTCGTCCGGCGGCTGCTTCTCTCTTCATTCCCGGCAGCACACCTTCAAGCTGAAAATGGCCATCCTCAgaaatctccttctctgtaacagaAAATTTCATTTGCAACACCACTCAGATCTCAAAATCCAATCAATCTACAGTCATAGATATAACATCAATTGCATGGCAAGTCAAGAAAAGTGTCTTTCTACACTGCAGCTAGTGCTAATTATAGTAGTGTAATTCTTAAATTCTACAAGGTGTGCACTAATTGCAGGAAGATTCGCATGTCCGATGCAGTGCCACCACAAGCTCTGCTCCGGGGAAGTGATCTCTCTTAATACATTTGGAAGATCGTCGATTAGGATTCAAACTGTGGAATCGATGGTTTCAACGGTTTtctcgacaaaccctaaattaggGACTGAATTACTGGAGCCCCCCAAAAATTCCCCAATCTATCCGCGAAGCATTCTAGAAGCTGCTCGCGATTTCAGTACCTCCAACTCGACATACGAGATGGTGAAAGCAGGAATCGAAAGCAGGGGGTGATCGTTCGCGGCGATCTAAAATGGAAAATAAATTAATGCTGCCGCCAAATCAATTAAGCAAGTGAGTGTGCCGCTTAATTACCATCGTAATCGCGGGCGGCGCCGCTGCAGCCCTCCCTCCCGGCGGGCGCGTGGGCGTCCGGCTCCACCTTCCGGTGGCACTCGCCCGCCACCACGCCCGCATTGCCTTCCTCCTCCGCGTCCTGCCCCCCTTGCTCGAAATCGGAGTCGGAGTCCACCATCGGCTCATCCTCCACGGCGCCGCCATTGTTGAAGGTCTCCCACCACTTGTTGAGCTcgtcaggggcggcggcggcggcggcgtcggccatgccGACGGGGCGATGCCCGCCGGCGTTGATTTCGGAGTTGCAGCGAAAGCGGAAGGCTGCTCTGCTGCGCGCCTGGAGGCCAGTTGTGATTTGCGAGTCGTGCCTGGCCTcttagtgggtggtgggtggtgggTGAGCAGTAAAAGAAACTGCGTTTACATCATTTTTCACCTCCCACCAAAAGAAAAAAACTTGATTTTCCGCCCCCACGCCAACACGCTGCAATTTCATGAAATATTTAGTTTTGACGCAAAGACAGGGGCATGCGCTGCAATTGTTGCGGAAGACAATTTTGCAACACACATGATGTTGCAGAAAAAAAGACGCGAACGACACATGGCTGAAGGCAAGAGTTTCCCTTAAAAATAATTAAAGTGGGACATTTTTCCAACAAAGGTGATTTTTGTGATCGGGACATTGGTGTTCTTATTTACACAACATTTATAAAACGTGATTTGGTGCATCTAGTTTTCGAGAGAGATAAATTACACCGAGGTCTTGTTTTGGCACTACTGTTTTTCCACCATCAAAGGGTctagaattcagaggagatttggTGATCCCTTCCCCTTCACCAAACCTCTCAAACTCTCATAAGTATGGAATCTATAATCCTAAGTATTATTGCACTGTACTGAAAAAAAAGTGGTTGCACTGGATTTTCTCTAGCCCTCAAGTTAGGTCAACATGTGTGTCGTCATCGGAACGGATCATGGAGGTGCACGCCACAGCAACACTGCTTATACATAGAAGGACGCAAGTGGCTGGTGGCTCTATTCTATACATATTTTTAGAGCTCAGTTGTTGCATATTATCTTCATATAGCATGTCTATTATGCATGATTTTCAGTTGTTATTACTCTTTTCACTGTGAGCAATGCATAACCTTTAGTCTTTGTTAATTTTTAttagttttctttgtttttgtGTGTTTTATAGGTAATGTGAAACTCCCATGGACTTAGCACGATGAAAGGGATCAAAACGAAGGACTTTCAGACACCATACTTAGGCATTTCGGAGTGTCAAAAATGATTatcttccaaagtgattgaattaAGATCTAATACCACTGATACATAGACATCATTCACGTGATTCCAACGAGTCCATGAACGTCAAAAGCCCAATTCGCACGAAGAAATGGCGTACTAAAGGGTCTAATGCAAACGACAGAGCATGGTACGACCACACAGGGTCATACATGTGGTCGTACTACAGCCAGAATATCCCGAAATCACTCAGATTGCTTCCTTGTCCATTAAGGGATGTATTGGGAAAGGTTCTGGTTCATCTAGAGTGTTTGGATTAAAGGAGAGAACTTACATTCGCAGAGGAGACCGTGGAGGCCGGCTATATAATCACCATCAACCCTAGCGGTCGGCAAAGACCATCAATTATCCATCTCTCCCACGCCCAGCCGCCATCCACATCAAGAGGCACATGGGGGTTGTGAAAAGCCCCCATCTCCATCTATTCACCAATGCCCCTTCTCCCTTCCCCATCACGGTCTCCGTGATGGGCTGTAACAACTCTTGAACCTCCTTTTTATGTGATTTTATTTGAGTAATTATTGGCTATGGGTGTTGTCGCGTAGTAACCGGTTATTTGATATGCATCATCTATTTATGTGTGTCCTCTTTGTGTTATTATTTACCTTTACGATAATTTAGTGATTGGAGATGTCTGATTTATTGGCGTATTTAGAGACATCTAACTCCCCAGTCCACACATGGAGTTGATAGGTAGTTGTGCGATCTGATAGACCTCCAGGTGACAGGTGTTGGATCTTAAGGGGCACATCTCTTACCTAGCAGTAAACGGTTATCCATTGAAGTTATTGCCTTTGGTTCGGTCTTTGTGACCTTAATGTCTTCCGTTAGCTGTTGCGTGTATGTTACGACAAGTAGGACAATTGAGTTGTGTCAATATGACACGGCTTtagtgttgaaaatatgccctagaggcaataatattgtattattatattttcattTTTATAATTAatagtttatatttcatgctataactgctatgatcctggaatatgcgattcagtggaaaactcatatgcacttGTGGAGATAAACGGTAAAGAATAGGTTCtaagtcttgcctctaagactagctcaagtattgttgatgatcatgttttctggatcataggatattgttaagtgtaacgatagtaaAACAATCTTGAGAATATGACGTTAAAAGAACGATCATATATAATCGATCCAAAACTTGTTTGTTATATTTTGAGATAATATCGTCtgaaatcaattgttataacacaAAGTGTTAGCATGCGTTTTAGTTtctcagaccatgagagtatcgcaGTCACTTCCTACCATACgttggactttggggttgctcaaacgtcatctgtaacacagtgatcataacgacaacttaccgGTCCATCGGAAAGTCTGACAAGGGACTGGATAGCtcgagtgggatttgctcctccgacgatgaaaagatattcttagggccctctcagcGTGACGACATCCATCATCATGTGGCCATACATAGGTGCCTACAtcacggggatgccagaacacttcaacgagaaagaagaacaaaaccggtaacgagggcAATGGTATAGTGatcatggtgatgactcaggaggataccgatgcacccCGGGTTTTGTAAactatcgcgaagcaaagggaacatcacataatAACCAAAGGATCACTTGaatgtcattcgtgtaatcataggggtcgatatgtcttgataacccacaagtataggggatcgcaacagtttttgagtgtAGAGTATttagcccaaatttattgattcgacacaaggggagccaaagaatatttgcaagtattagcagttgagttgtcaattcaacaacacctgaaaacttaatatctgcagcagagtgatcagtagcacagtaa is from Triticum aestivum cultivar Chinese Spring chromosome 3A, IWGSC CS RefSeq v2.1, whole genome shotgun sequence and encodes:
- the LOC123060126 gene encoding uncharacterized protein isoform X2; translation: MADAAAAAAPDELNKWWETFNNGGAVEDEPMVDSDSDFEQGGQDAEEEGNAGVVAGECHRKVEPDAHAPAGREGCSGAARDYDEKEISEDGHFQLEGVLPGMKREAAAGRNTPRATAAEIQSVEGQEYVSEDNYVGGEFQGKKRKATVTAGKLETVGSAILNKNAHVAEEISEDSHFQREDGLQGRSREPATKLNTPQASGDEIQNEEDQEGYVSEDKIGGGQQGRKRKTTVAPSKEQMTGIRIWKKNAYGECLRAENQMLRLQLVRKTKELEAEQIRRLELELHFMKKENEFLKKQLEELKAENEYYKKTAKPQKTRRLCRFCKEYVDHDFRNCPERHASACSEEDDGSI
- the LOC123060126 gene encoding uncharacterized protein isoform X1, producing MADAAAAAAPDELNKWWETFNNGGAVEDEPMVDSDSDFEQGGQDAEEEGNAGVVAGECHRKVEPDAHAPAGREGCSGAARDYDEKEISEDGHFQLEGVLPGMKREAAAGRNTPRATAAEIQSVEGQAECSNAEYVSEDNYVGGEFQGKKRKATVTAGKLETVGSAILNKNAHVAEEISEDSHFQREDGLQGRSREPATKLNTPQASGDEIQNEEDQEGYVSEDKIGGGQQGRKRKTTVAPSKEQMTGIRIWKKNAYGECLRAENQMLRLQLVRKTKELEAEQIRRLELELHFMKKENEFLKKQLEELKAENEYYKKTAKPQKTRRLCRFCKEYVDHDFRNCPERHASACSEEDDGSI